A genomic window from Cloacibacillus evryensis DSM 19522 includes:
- a CDS encoding TetR/AcrR family transcriptional regulator: MIYFIEAARQLMSSDGIQALSIRGIAEIAGYNSATLYNYFEDLQHLTLFASMSYLRDYVSALSGKLKAPMSSLQRYRVIYETFDHFAFRSPEIFYNMFFGSQSSKLPEVTVQYYTLFPDELKEHTPSVRKMLTQGNMYLRDEPIVEELVKDGFVKRENAPYLSAIVPRLNQTYLHELANGERIDPEEQHRRFIAVFDYLLETAK; the protein is encoded by the coding sequence ATGATCTATTTTATCGAGGCGGCGCGGCAATTGATGTCATCCGATGGCATACAGGCGCTATCGATACGGGGGATCGCGGAGATCGCCGGGTATAACAGCGCGACGCTCTACAATTATTTTGAAGATCTTCAGCATTTGACGCTTTTCGCCTCGATGTCGTACCTGCGGGATTATGTCTCCGCGCTCAGCGGCAAATTGAAGGCGCCGATGAGTTCGCTTCAGCGCTATCGCGTCATTTACGAGACCTTCGATCATTTTGCCTTTCGCTCGCCGGAGATATTTTATAATATGTTTTTCGGAAGCCAAAGTTCAAAGCTCCCCGAGGTGACCGTGCAGTACTACACGCTCTTTCCCGACGAGCTGAAAGAGCATACGCCCTCGGTGCGAAAGATGCTGACACAGGGAAATATGTATCTCAGGGACGAACCGATCGTGGAAGAGCTGGTGAAAGACGGTTTTGTAAAGCGGGAAAATGCCCCGTATCTGTCGGCCATAGTGCCGCGGCTCAATCAGACCTATCTCCATGAGCTAGCGAACGGCGAACGTATCGACCCGGAGGAGCAGCACAGACGTTTCATTGCCGTATTCGATTATCTGCTGGAGACGGCAAAATAA